A genomic region of Metopolophium dirhodum isolate CAU chromosome 1, ASM1992520v1, whole genome shotgun sequence contains the following coding sequences:
- the LOC132933227 gene encoding uncharacterized protein LOC132933227: MEWSKSITTDFIEMYQSKPCLWKISSVEYKNKNLKSVAYNELMAFLKSKGLASASVKEVKCKIQNIRRMVRKERSKVEASRRSGKGTDDLYTPTLWYYDLLSFANDMDPLPSIDNLGGTSDCNNEIDVENDCNNLDLTENNSQYCEQDVYSDISNTNVGQNHVSFFQQIKNEN, from the exons ATGGAGTGGAGTAAATCTATAACAACAGATTTCATCGAGATGTACCAATCCAAACCATGTTTATGGAAAATAAGCTCTGTTGAGTATAAGAACAAAAATTTAAAGTCTGTTGCTTATAATGAACTTATGGCATTTCTCAAATCTAAAGGATTGGCTAGTGCTTCTGTAAAAGAAgtgaaatgtaaaattcaaaatatcagGAGAATGGTTAGAAAGGAAAGATCAAAAGTAGAAGCATCTAGGAGAAGTGGAAAAGGTACAGATGACCTGTATACTCCAACATTGtg GTATTATGATCTCTTATCCTTTGCAAATGATATGGACCCACTTCCATCAATTGATAACCTAGGAGGTACTAGTGATTGTAATAACGAAATAGATGTAGAAAATGACTGTAACAATTTAGATTTGACTGaaaataattcacaatattGTGAACAAGATGTTTACAGTGACATATCCAATACAAATGTTGGTCAAAATCATGTAagtttttttcaacaaattaaaaatgaaaactag
- the LOC132933228 gene encoding uncharacterized protein LOC132933228 produces MAIVNHNYEFIYVDVGKQGRISDGGVIQATTFHRRLQNETLNLPKPMDCEENRNFVFIGDEAFALEEHVLKPFPQKSLNYERRIYNYRLSRARNVVENAFGLIASRFRILQTSINVDPNDTNYIVLAICTLHNFLIKHNSSYVKPTSENSET; encoded by the coding sequence ATGGCTattgtaaatcataattatgAGTTCATTTATGTCGATGTTGGAAAACAGGGTAGGATATCTGATGGTGGCGTAATACAAGCAACAACATTTCACAGAAGACTACAGAATGAAACTCTTAATTTGCCAAAACCTATGGATTGTGAAGAAAATCGTAATTTTGTATTCATTGGAGATGAAGCATTTGCACTAGAAGAACATGTTTTAAAACCATTTCCACAAAAATCCTTAAACTATGAAAGAAGGATTTACAATTACCGACTATCAAGGGCTAGGAATGTAGTGGAAAATGCTTTTGGTCTAATAGCAAGTAGATTTCGCATTTTGCAGACATCTATTAATGTTGATCCGAATGACacaaactatattgttttagcAATTTGCACACTTCATAATTTTCTTATAAAGCACAATTCTTCTTATGTCAAACCTACATCTGAAAACAGTGAGACATAA
- the LOC132937540 gene encoding zinc finger MYM-type protein 1-like, with product MESFEFVMLMTIWENILKPLSIVSKVLQSPQTNLHKACDLLQGTILSIEKMRDGYDEVVGSATELCHKWGISTTKPATRRIYSKQYCGEIQGDRRLDVPEEKFRIAIFYPLIDTALFQLRDRFKGLHSVSRNFEFLLPQNIVTMKESEIVKSCYDFISFYNNDVTSDLIRQLISLKEFIKNTKIQTIQELSSFIIEYDLSSLYSQIITACIIYLSLPVTVATAERSFSKLKLLKNYLRNSISQDRLTGISILNIEKSRTKELDIEKLIHDFSNMKARKKNFLK from the coding sequence atggaatcatTTGAATTTGTTATGTTGATGACCATttgggaaaatattttaaaacctttATCAATTGTATCAAAGGTATTACAATCACCACAAACCAATCTTCACAAGGCATGTGATTTATTGCAAGGAACAATTTtatcaattgaaaaaatgaGAGATGGTTATGATGAAGTCGTTGGGTCAGCAACTGAATTATGCCATAAATGGGGTATATCCACCACAAAACCTGCAACCCGTAgaatatattcaaaacaataCTGTGGAGAAATTCAAGGAGATAGACGATTAGATGTGCCCGAAGAAAAATTTCGTATAGCAATTTTTTATCCTCTCATTGATACAGCTTTATTTCAGTTACGAGATCGATTTAAAGGACTTCATTCCGTTTCaagaaattttgaatttttacttcCACAAAATATAGTTACCATGAAAGAGTCAGAAATAGTTAAATCTTGTTATGATTTCAtatcattttacaataatgatgTGACATCAGATTTAATAAGACAACTAATTTCATtaaaagaatttattaaaaatacaaaaattcaaaCTATTCAAGAATTGTCAtcttttataattgaatatgaTCTTTCATCTCTTTACAGTCAAATTATCACtgcttgtattatatatttaagtctCCCAGTTACCGTAGCTACGGCCGAAAGGtcattttccaaattaaaacTCCTCAAAAACTATCTTCGGAATTCTATTTCGCAAGATAGATTAACTGGCATAAGTATACTTAACATAGAAAAATCAAGGACAAAAGAACTTGATATTGAAAAACTAATACATGACTTTTCAAACATGAAGGCaaggaaaaaaaactttttaaaataa
- the LOC132933229 gene encoding zinc finger MYM-type protein 1-like has translation MFLKCILDKNDPVEHGVESDILDTESSAINDENDHVGHGVESDILDTESSAINDENDHVGVVGHGVESDILDTESSAINDENDHVGHGVESDILDTESSAINDENDHVGHGVESDILDTESSAINVVNTTLDLNSEYPTDRGRFPDNITDSNLKRQIISYGPYLTTKTGMKIPRRWLCFSVIMSKVYCETCWLFANRLNANFKYNWIQGICDWQNLSTKIMKHEKSHQHLEAVQIRLLWVKNETIEKNVEKQISIEAQFWKDVLTRLIKIILSLTAGNCALRGNEGKKNTDSEGNFLRTVKLIAEYDPVLNKLLYNEEMKIKYLSWKIQNELIELLASNVKKLICDEIRNAQCFTIIMDSTQDITKIDQVSLIIRYVIVDYEAKSFKIMESFLGFYPLIKHGAEDHVNLIYEILNNCKLDIKRCRGQGYDGASVMSGAYTGVQKRISDVVPSASYIHCTAHNLNLVISDIAKSSQKVALFFDLVQDIFLFFSKSAPRWASLAFVTKVMKKIEPNH, from the exons atgtttttaaaatgtattttagataaaaatgacCCTGTAGAACATGGGGTTGAATCAGATATATTGGACACTGAATCATCTGCAATAAAtg atgaAAATGACCATGTAGGACATGGGGTTGAATCAGATATATTGGACACTGAATCATCTGCAATAAAtg atgaAAATGACCATGTAGGAGTTGTAGGACATGGGGTTGAATCAGATATATTGGACACTGAATCATCTGCAATAAAtg atgaAAATGACCATGTAGGACATGGGGTTGAATCAGATATATTGGACACTGAATCATCTGCAATAAAtg atgaAAATGACCATGTAGGACATGGGGTTGAATCAGATATATTGGACACTGAATCATCTGCAATAAACg tggTAAATACTACACTTGATTTGAATTCAGAATACCCTACTGATAGAGGCAGATTCCCTGACAACATTACTGATTCTAATTTAAAGAGACAAATCATCTCATATGGTCCTT ACTTGACTACTAAAACTGGAATGAAAATTCCAAGGCGATGGTTATGTTTTTCAGTTATAATGAGTAAGGTATACTGTGAAACTTGTTGGCTCTTTGCCAACAGATTGAACGCAAATTTCAAGTATAACTGGATTCAAGGTATATGTGACTGGCAAAATTTGAGtactaaaataatgaaacatgAAAAATCCCATCAACACTTAGAAGCTGTTCAAATACGATTACTATGggtaaaaaatgaaacaattgaaaaaaatgtagaaaaacaaATATCGATTGAAGCCCAATTTTGGAAAGATGTTTTGAccagattaataaaaattattttaagtcttaCTGCTGGAAACTGTGCATTAAGAGGAAATGAAgggaaaaaaaatactgattcAGAAGGAAATTTTCTACGCACCGTTAAACTTATTGCCGAATATGATCCtgtattaaacaaattactttacaatgaagaaatgaaaataaaatatcttagttGGAAAATACAGAATGAGCTCATTGAACTATTGGcatcaaatgttaaaaaattaatctgTGATGAGATTCGAAATGCTCAAtgctttacaataataatggaCTCGACCCAAGATATCACAAAAATAGACCAGGTTAGTTTAATTATAAGATATGTTATAGTTGATTATGAAGCAAAATCTTTCAAAATAATGGAATCTTTTTTGGGATTTTATCCATTAATTAAGCATGGTGCTGAAGAtcatgttaatttaatttatgaaatattgaacAATTGTAAATTGGACATAAAAAGATGTAGAGGTCAAGGGTATGATGGGGCATCAGTTATGAGTGGTGCATATACTGGTGTCCAAAAAAGGATTTCAGATGTCGTACCAAGTGCTTCCTACATTCATTGCACAGCTCATAACCTCAATTTGGTTATTTCTGATATTGCTAAAAGCTCTCAAAAAGTAGCTTTATTCTTTGATCTTGTACAAGATATATTTCTGTTCTTTAGCAAGAGCGCACCTAGATGGGCATCGTTGGCTTTTG tgACAAAAGTGATGAAAAAAATAGAGCCAaatcactga
- the LOC132933230 gene encoding uncharacterized protein LOC132933230, whose amino-acid sequence MLKYTGQQLELISDYDILLMFEKGIRGGLTQASMRYAKANNEKTPDYDPTQPKSWLVYQDCNNLYGYAMSQFMPYGGFKWVEPKLEGLNDLNDRSPIGRMYKVDISYPKELHDKHNDLPFLPKNSIPPGSKVKKLMATLESKKNYVIHYRNLQQAIANGLVVEKVHRVVQFNQSDWLKKYIELNTEMRKKARNDFEKDFFKLLNNAVFGKTMESLRKRFKMELACSEKRLEKLINLTTFKHCFAVLEISKTVMYDYNYNVMQAHYRDKIELMYTDTDSLVYYIQTDDFYKDLENNSNLLDRMDTSDLPQDHPCYIAERKKIPGLFSDETNSEVMTHFCGLRAKSYSYKINGKEKIRAKGIRGHVVRNHMNFNDHYRCLFGDTTLDVMTENVSIRSFNHRLKTIKSTKLTYNSFDDKRVILEDQIHTLAHGHYSIEDTRTLEQAEAELIQLPEAELDR is encoded by the exons ATGCTGAAATACACGGGTCAACAACTTGAACTGATTTCggattatgatattttgttaatGTTCGAGAAAG GAATTCGTGGCGGCTTGACCCAGGCGAGCATGAGATATGCAAAGGCGAATAATGAAAAGACACCAGATTATGATCCAACACAACCAAAATCATGGCTTGTTTATCAGGATT GTAACAACTTGTACGGTTACGCAATGTCACAATTCATGCCATACGGAGGATTTAAGTGGGTTGAGCCGAAACTAGAGGGGTTAAATGATTTAAACGATAGATCACCAATCGGGCGGATGTATAAGGTCGATATATCATATCCAAAAGAACTTCACGACAAGCATAATGATCTGCCATTCCTACCGAAAAATAGTATTCCACCTggttcaaaagttaaaaaacttaTGGCGACTTTAGAATCAAAGAAAAACTATGTGATTCATTATCGGAACCTGCAGCAGGCTATAGCCAACGGACTCGTTGTGGAAAAA gtTCACAGAGTTGTGCAGTTTAATCAGTCGGACTggcttaaaaaatacatagaattAAACACTGAGATGCGGAAAAAAGCGAGGAACGACTTTGAAAAGGATTTCTTCAAACTCTTAAACAATGCCGTTTTTGGGAAAACCATGGAATCTTTAAGGAAACGTTTTAAAATGGAGCTTGCTTGTAGTGAAAAACGTTTGGAAAAACTTATAAATCTTACTACATTCAAACACT GTTTTGCAGTGTTGGAAATTTCCAAGACCGTcatgtatgattataattataacgttATGCAGGCTCATTATAGGGATAAAATTGAGCTCATGTATACTGATACAg attcacTGGTATACTATATTCAAACCGATGATTTTTACAAAGACCTGGAGAATAATTCCAATTTACTCGATCGAATGGATACATCAGACTTACCACAAGATCATCCATGTTACATTGCTGAGCGAAAGAAAATTCCTGGTTTGTTTTCCGATGAAACAAATTCAGAGGTTATGACGCATTTTTGTGGGCTCAGAGCAAAGTCTTATTCATATAAGATCAATGGCAAGGAGAAGATCAGGGCGAAAGGAATCCGCGGGCATGTAGTCAGAAACCATATGAATTTCAACGATCATTATCGCTGTCTGTTTGGTGATACAACTTTGGATGTGATGACGGAGAATGTCTCTATCCGGTCGTTCAATCATCGATTGAAGACTATTAAATCAAccaaattaacttataatagtttCGATGACAAGAGGGTTATACTTGAGGATCAAATACATACCTTGGCTCACGGTCACTACTCTATAGA GGACACCAGAACATTAGAGCAAGCAGAAGCCGAATTAATACAACTTCCGGAAGCCGAGCTAGACagatag